Genomic DNA from Thermoplasmata archaeon:
TTTGGATAGAAAACACGACAGTTTCCTTCTTGATCATAAATTGCGCTGTTTCCAATGCGACCGTTTCTGGCAGTGCACCATATGGTGCAGGCATCGCCCTCAAAAATGTAACAAATGGAAGGATAGAAAACAACACATGTACTAATTCAAATTATGGAATTTACTTCTACAGTGGCTCAAACAATAATGTCATAATTGGGAACAGGGCATTTGGCAGTACTAACGGCATTTACTTATATTTCTCAAGCAACAACACTATTGTAAACACAAATGCCTCTGGCAATTCATATTACGGCATCTATTTGTCTGCCTCTTCTAACAACACCATAACTAATAATTATGTTTCCGGCAACGATGACGCTGGCATTTACTTGGATTCTACCTCAAGTTACAACAAAATAACTAGCAACATTCTCACAGGCAATACCATGGGCATAGGAGTATATTCGGGAAACTATAATACAATTTCAAACAACGATGTCTATGGCAACAATGGCTTCGGCATCTATTTGAGTGGTTCCACGGGAGATAATAACATTACAAATAACAGAGTTATCAATAACAGTTATTACGGGATAATCCTAGAAGATGCACACAACAACAATATTCAGAACAATACAGTTGCTGGTAACCACATATATGGAATCTTCATGTATGGGTCAACCTTCAACAATATCTGTGATAACAATCTAAGTGGAAATTCAGGTCATGGCATCCATTTGTATTCTGGATCCAACTCTAATACAATTACAAACAACACAATCTCGGGTAATTCTTACAATGGTGTTTGGCTGCTAGGAGCTGATGGAAACTACATATTCCTCAACAATATTTCAAACAACGGAGTATCTGGTATTTACTTGGGATACGCAAACAATAACATTGTGACTTATAACTGGATTTGCAACAATGCAAATTATGGTGTGTACATTACTGATACTTCCACAGGCAACACAATCCATCACAACAACTTTATTGGAAATAGGCCACCAAGCAGGGAGATAAAACCAGGCACCAACTGTCAGGCATACGACGATGTAGGAGGCAACTTCTGGTGTGACAATACCGCGCAGGAGGGCAACTACTGGAGTAACTGGGACGGCACGGGTACTGGAAGCGAACTTGCCTATCCAATAGATGGCGGTGCAGGCGCAAGCGACTGGTACCCACTTGGTGGACCTGTTAGTGAAAGTATCAGCATTCTCTTTGCGTTGCTAGTCAATGCAATGCTTGGCTTCGGAGTAATTTACCTACGAAAGAGAAAATTGGAAAACAAAAGTATTTAATCCGAGAAAATAATTCAGTGCATGATGGAGACACGCACACAGTTCATTGTACTGATAGTCCTACTGGTGGTTATCACTTGCGGGTTTGGGGGTTACTTCCTTTACAAGGACTGGAGTACACCGAAAGAGGTGACCAAGCACTACAATGTGAGCAATGCAACACTCAATCCAAACTCTGATATAGTGCTTGAGTTTTATTCGAAAGCAGGTGGAAACATCACTGGAACCATAAATGCAAGTAAGGAAGTGGAGGCATTCATATTAGACACTTTTAACTATCTGGAATACAGAAAAAACAGGAATCTTTCAGCCATCGCTCTAGTGTTTCTCACAAATGGCACGAGGATAAACATAACATGGGATGTTCCCTCAGAAAATTTCTGGTATCTTCTCATTTACAACAACAAAACTGAAAATGTGGTAGTTGAATATGATGTCTGGTGTAGATTTCTCAGTTAAGAAGGAAGAGATAAATTCCAATTCGGAGCGGATTCCAACCGCAGTTGCTGACTTTGATGCAATAATTGGAGGAGGAGTACCTAGGGGCAGCTTGGTCATTCTCAAGAGCGAAATGGGTGCTGGGCATATTGAGTTTGTTATAACCTCCATGGCAAAACTCATTCTTGCTAAAGAAGACAGGGAGTATTCTGATTTTTTTCTGAAAAAATCTAAAGGTTTCCTCCCTGAAAAATTTTTGTTTATAACAATTTCAAGGGCAAAGGAGGACATACTGAGAGAAGTCAAGGGCTCGTTTCCTCAGGATTATTATGAGGCAATTTCTAAATCTGTGATTTTCAAGGATTTTTCTGCTGAGTATTTCAGAGCCACGGTAGTGCCTCCCGCCTGGGCAGGCGAGGAAACAAGTATATTCAGGAAGGACAAGAGTTCAGGGAACATCCTAGGCGAATTAATAGAATTTCTGGATGCTAATGCCTCGCAATCCCTGGTGGTTTTAGATGCGTTAACGGACCTAGTGATTACCAAGAAAATTGAGTTTTACGACCTTGTGACGCTGCTGAAAGGCCTCCAGAGAGTTGCAAAAAAGTGGCAGGGTGTGATTTACCTTTTGCTCACTGCCAACATTCTTGAGCCACAGAAAGAGCTGCTTTTGATGGACAGTGTGGATGGTATAATTACATTTGAATGGAGCAAGAGCACCAAAACATCAAGGAGGCAGCGTTTCATGTATGTGGAAAAATTCATGCCATTGTTGCTTCATCTGGATAACGAGAGAATCACTAAATTTGCAATTGAGATTAATTCCCAGGAAGGACTGGTGGTATCAAGCTATGTGAGGGTGTGAACATGGAAAGAGTTGAAACAGGTATAGCTGGACTTGATGAAATGTTGAATGGTGGAATTCCCAAAGGGCACATTGTGAGTGTACTAGGTGCGTTCGGAACAGGCAAAACCTGTTTTGCAACCCAGTTTATCAACCATGGTCTCCAGAAGGGTGAAAAAGCACTTTTCATCACGCTTGAGGAAGAAGAAGAATCTATAATTGAAAATGCTCTCTCATTCGGTTTTGACCTTCGCCCTTACACACAAAATGGAAATCTCGCTATTTATAAGCTCTCTCCCTCAGATGCTAAAAATTCAATTGAAAAGATAAAGACCGAACTACCGAAGGCTATAGAAAGTTCAAATGTCCAGAGATTGGTGATAGACTCAATCTCATTGCTTACTATGATGTTTGAAAACGAAGGTGAAAAACGAGAAACCTTGTTTGCTCTGTGCCAGAAGATAAAAACTGCAGGTGCCACAGCAATCTTCACAGCGGAAGCAAAGCCAGAAAATTCAAATGTTTCAAGAGATGGAATTGTGGAATATGTTTCAGATGGAGTGATTGTGCTTTATTATCTGGAAGACCCACAGCATGCCGGAGAGATAAAGACCTTCCTAAAAGTGCTGAAAATGCGAAGAACTGCGCACTCAAGAAAGATTAAACCATACGAGCTGGGTAAGAATGGCATTACTGTGCTTGCAAAGGCAGAAGTGATATAAGAATTAGGTATTACTTTATCACAATCTCAAATTTATTATCCCTGCCTATGATGAGTGGGAAATACTTTCTCTCGTGTTTGGTTTCTCTCATCTTTATTACGCTCACATAGAGGTTTACATTCATGTCGCTCCTTCTCAAGTCCAGATGAATTATGCCATCAGCGAGAAAATCCTCAATTCCATAAAGTCCAAATTTCATTCTATCTGGTTCCATTTCTGAAATCAGGAATGCGGTCATGTTCAGGTCTCTCATCAATTCAAAGAAGTGGAAGAGGTCATCTCTTGGATTCTTCATGTTTGCAATGGCATAGAGTGCATTCAAGGAATCTAGAGCCACGACATTAAACCCCATCAAATCATGGAAATTCTTTATCTGGGCTTCAAGTGACTTTATCCAATCCATTTCGCCAAGCCCTGCATCTGCAATTTCTTTTCTGAGATACCCAAGATCGATAATTGTAAGGTTTTCCTCGACTTC
This window encodes:
- a CDS encoding recombinase RecA, translating into MMSGVDFSVKKEEINSNSERIPTAVADFDAIIGGGVPRGSLVILKSEMGAGHIEFVITSMAKLILAKEDREYSDFFLKKSKGFLPEKFLFITISRAKEDILREVKGSFPQDYYEAISKSVIFKDFSAEYFRATVVPPAWAGEETSIFRKDKSSGNILGELIEFLDANASQSLVVLDALTDLVITKKIEFYDLVTLLKGLQRVAKKWQGVIYLLLTANILEPQKELLLMDSVDGIITFEWSKSTKTSRRQRFMYVEKFMPLLLHLDNERITKFAIEINSQEGLVVSSYVRV
- a CDS encoding KaiC domain-containing protein, which encodes MERVETGIAGLDEMLNGGIPKGHIVSVLGAFGTGKTCFATQFINHGLQKGEKALFITLEEEEESIIENALSFGFDLRPYTQNGNLAIYKLSPSDAKNSIEKIKTELPKAIESSNVQRLVIDSISLLTMMFENEGEKRETLFALCQKIKTAGATAIFTAEAKPENSNVSRDGIVEYVSDGVIVLYYLEDPQHAGEIKTFLKVLKMRRTAHSRKIKPYELGKNGITVLAKAEVI
- a CDS encoding ATPase domain-containing protein; translated protein: MDGMERIRTYVQGLDERLEGGIPKGHVVLICGCAGSMKSSFVFNILWHMARENKGKCLYITLEEKRPLIERRMQKIGRNIKEVEENLTIIDLGYLRKEIADAGLGEMDWIKSLEAQIKNFHDLMGFNVVALDSLNALYAIANMKNPRDDLFHFFELMRDLNMTAFLISEMEPDRMKFGLYGIEDFLADGIIHLDLRRSDMNVNLYVSVIKMRETKHERKYFPLIIGRDNKFEIVIK